In Candidatus Omnitrophota bacterium, the genomic window AATCGTTATGCCCAACATCATCGGACGGCAAATCGAAGTCGGAGTAGGCGTCGAGGAGACGCGCGGAACGGTACAGAGCGCACCGGAAAAGTGGATGAAGAAGATTACCGCCAACATCGTCGAACGGGCGGAGAAGATCGTTGACCAGTCCACGCGCGGACGGCTGGAGGACGCCGAGAACGCCCGTGTCGTACGGAAATGGGTCGAAGGGGACTTGGAAGGCAACGTCCATGCCGACGCCATCGGGTATCTGTTCCTCAATATCTACGGAGCGGTTACTTCGACGGTGGTCGCTGGTTCAGCCGTCCCCGCTTACGACCATGTGTTCTCCCTCGCGCAGAACCTCCAGCACCCTTCCTTGACGTTCGTGGTCAAGGACGGCGGAGTGCAACAGCGCGGGTTCAATGGCGGGATGCTCTCGGCGCTCACGCTCGACGCGTCTGTCAACGACTTCCTCAAGTTCAAGGCCAGCATCATGGCCCGCGAAGGCGCGACCAACGCGGACAGCGTCACCTACGACACAGAGTACGACTTCATCGGGCGCGATATCGTCGTGAAGGTCGCCGACACGGAAGGCGGCCTCGCCGGTGCAACCGCGACGAAGGTCAAGAGCTTGAGCGTAAACTGGAAGACGGGCCTCATCCCGAACCATGTCCTCGGATCCTACTCGCCGGACGACATCTACAACGGCCAGTTCGAAATCGACGGGCAGTTCTCGCTCGACTACATCGACAACACCTTCAAGGACCTGTTCCTCGCGGACACGAACAAGTACATGAGCATCACCATCACGGGGGCGGCGAGCATCGACGAGGACGACAACAATCCGACCATCACGCTGATCCTGAACAAGGTACAGGTGATGGACTGGAACCGCGAAGGCGGAGCCGCTGACCTCGTGACATCGCCCATCAGCTTCAAGGCGTTCTACAATCCGACGGACGCGGAAATGTCCACGCTCACAATCCGCAACCTCACCGCCGAGTACGACGAACCCGTAAGCGCCTAGCGCATTGACCTATGAACGAACACAAGACCTCGGACGGAGTAGTAATCCTTTTCAAGGAGTTCATCACCGGAAAGGACAGCCGGACCATCAGCCGATCCATGCTCAAGGACGTGGAGTTCGGGGTAGACGGCAAGCCGACCAAGGGGTTCAACGGGAACCTCATCGACCTCCAGGAGGACGCGCTCATTTCCTGCGTCGTCACTTCCGTTGGCGGCGACACGGAAGGCGTGCTGGAAAAGGTACTCGCGCTTCGTAGTGCGGACTACGATGCCGTCCTTGAAAAGGCCAAGGCCATCGCGGGACTGTCGGAAGAAAAAAAAACGACATCTTTCGCCAGTGCGTCAGCTTAGCGCAAGGCAAGACGACGATGGTGGACCCGATGCTCAAGGCCGTCATCGTCTGCAAAGAGATGGGCTGGGACTGGTACACCTACCTCTCCCAGCCATCGTGGATGCCGGAAGTTCTCGATCTCATCCATCAGGCGGAAGCGCAGGTTTCAAAGAATAGAAGCGACTGACTATGCAAACGAACGTCCAAATCGTCCTCGACCTGGTGGACAATGCCTCGTCGAAGCTCACCAATGCCGGGAGCAAGCTGAACGGCTTGGCCCGTGATTTCGCGCCCATCAGCGCGGCGGCAGGCGCGGCGGGGGTTGCGGTTGGATTGTTCGCGAAGAACGCGGTACAGGCGTATTTTGAGTACGAACAGGCGACGCTCCGAATGGCGAAACTGTCTAACAACGCCACGGGGGCGACCTTTGAGCAAATTCAATCCCTTCGGGAACAGGCAGTCGCATTGGAGCGCGTGGGGGTCGTGAGCGAGGAGATGATCCTTATGGCGCAGGGAACCATCGCTACCTTCGGTTTGCAGACGGATAGTATCAAGCTACTCACGCCAGCCCTCCTTGACATGGTGGTAGCGGAGAAGGGAGTAAACGCGACCACTTCAGACCTCATCGGCTTCGCCAATGCCTTGGGAGGCGCTCTGGAGGGCAACTATGGCGCATTGACCCAGCGCAACTTCCGTCTCTCGGAGGCGACTAAGGAAATCATTGAACACGGAACCTCCACGGAGAAGACAGCGGAGATCGTGAAAGTCCTCAACGAATACTATAAGGAATTCAATGAGACGATGCGGAACACGGCGGCGGGAAGCGTCAAAGCCCTTTCGTTCGCTTTCAATGACATGAAGAAGATTATCGGTGAAGCCCTATTGCCGACCATCGTCGAGCTGGCCCAGCAACTGGAGAAGGTCATCCTCGTCGTTACGGAGTGGATAAAGGAGAACAAGGAGCTGACCGCCTGGCTGGTCAAGTGGACGGTCATCACCCTGGCCGTGGTCGCCGCCATCGCGCCGCTCCTGTTCGCCATGGCCGCCGTCGTGACAGTCGCCGGAAAGGTCATTGTCGCCATCAAGCTCATCGGCGTAGCGCTCGCGTTCCTGGCCGCAAACCCGCTCATGTGGGCCGTGGTCGCCATCGGCGCGCTGGTCGGCGCCCTGGCCTATGTCCATGCCAAGCATCCCGCCCTGTGGAACGGCATCGTCAGGACGACGGAGAAGGCCGTCAATGCCATCATCCGCGCCCTCCTGTTCCTGTTCCCTGGGTTCGAATTGTTGATCATGGTGCTCAATAAGTTCGGCGCGAACATTCCCGAATTGAAGGTCAATCTCGAGTTCGCGACCGTCGCGCTCGACGACATGGGACAGCGGTTCGTCGAGTACGGCCCGCACATCGAGGAGGCGACCTTCGGCCTCACCGACTTCATGGGTATCCTGACCAACACGGAACAGAAGCTCGCCGCGACCGGCGAGGCCGCAACCGCAGGAGGCAAGGCGGCGGCGGAAAGCGTGAAGGAGTGGGAAAAGCTCGAAGACGCGGCGGCCTCCCTCGCGGACACGCTCTCGACGAAGCTGACGGAAAGCGAGGACAAAATCCGTTCCATCAAGGAACAGATGTCAGACTTGGTACTCGGCAAGGTCAAGAGCGAGATGAGCGAACGCCAGTCCCTCGCCGAGAAGTATGTGAAGTTCCAGGACGGCGTGGCGGAGCTTGAAAAGAAGATCGCGCAGGAGACGCAGACCGCCCAGCGGAACATCATCAACGCATCCGACAAGGAACGGCGAGCGATCCTCCGCAACGAGTTCGAGGAGAAGCTCGGCCTGATGAAGGCGGAGCTGGCGGAAAAGCAGGCGACGCTCGCCGCGCATCAGCACTGGGAAACGCTGTTCGGGACGGAGATCAACGCCATCCGCGAGTTCAACCGCCTCGACGATTTGGAAAAGGCGCACTCTGTGTTCTCGCAGAACATGCTCCTCATCCAGCAGGAGTTCGACCTCAAGAACGAGAAGCTCCGCAACGAGCTTATCGCCGAGACGTTCGTGAAGGAGCAGATCATCGCCCTCAAGCAGGAGGCGGCGGATGCCACAATCGCCGTCCTCAACTCCGTAGAAAGCCAGACGAGCGCCTCGATTGCCCGGACCATCACCCGCTACCAGGCGCTCGAAGCGGCCGCACGTCGCGCTGGAGAGGCCCAGGCGGGGGCCATGGGCATGGGGAGCCTCATTGGGGTCGCCCGTCGCGCCGTGGGCGGTTTCGTGACCGCTGGGCGTACCTTCATGGTCGGGGAGAATGGCCCGGAGTTCTTCACGCCGTCCACGAGCGGGTCGATTACGCCGAACGGCTCAATCGGAGGCAGTACGAACGTCACGGTCAATGTCACGGGGAACAGCATCTCCTCGAAGCTCGACCTCCGCTCAATCGCGGACGAGATCGGCAACCAAATTATCGGGAAGCTCAAGATGACGCGCCGGATGGCATAGTATGGCCGTAACCGTCACAATCAACGGGGTAGACCGCTCGGCCAATATCGACTGGCCGAGCTTGTCCGTCAGCCAGATCCGCTCGTCGCAGGTGGACAGCTGTGAGTTCCGCCTCCTTTTCGACGGCGCGGATGCCAATTACAAGCCGGACCTCGATGACGAAGTGATAGTTGACCACGACGGGGACGCGGTATTCGGCGGGGTCGTCGTCCGTTCCACGCAGGAAGTGAAGGGGCCGGACCTGCTCATCTACTCCATCGAGGCGGCGGGGTTCGAGCGCGTCCTCGACCGTCGGCTGGTCATCCGCGACCTGTCCGGCGAGACGGGCTTCCTCATCGTGAACACGCTGATGAACGACTATGTGAACCTCATCCGGCGCATCGCTGGGAGCTTCGACAATGCGGAGACGTGGGTAGACGAGACGGGAACGACGGCGGCCGAGACGGATGAGATCGTCTACGGGGACGAGGCGCGTTCCTCGACGCTCTCCGCGAACGGCGTGATCGAGACGCGCCGCGAGGCCACGCTCGACTTCACGGAGTACGACAACGGCGCGGCTGTGGGAGCCGATGCTCGCTTCACCTTCTGGGTTCACCTCACGGGCGCGGCGCACCTGTTGAACCTCCGTCTTCGGTTCGGCGAGGAGACGGGCGGGACCTATACCAACTATTTCGAATACACCAAGTCTTCCGGCTTCAAGAACGGTTGGCAACAAATCGTCATAGATCGCGCAGACTTCGATGAGACGGGTTCGCCCGCATGGGCCAGCATCGAGACGGTCCAGGTACGGGCCGAGGCGAAGTCCACGGGCGGCCTGACCGTCATCTTCGACGATCTCCGGCTCATTCCCGCCGAAGCGTTCACGCAACAGGCCGTGGCCGGACTGGATAGCGATATCAACTACGGGCGGTTCATCTACGAACCGCTGTTCGACGTGTTCGTGCAGATGGCCGAGAACAACGGCCTGGATTGGTACATCGACACGGAACGCGACCTGCACTTCTTCCCTTCCACGGACGAGAGCGCTCCGTTTGACCTGACGGATACGAGCGCGAATTACCTCTGGGAGAGCTTGTCCATCCGTACGGACATTTCCAACATCTACAATGAAGTGTTCATCGTCGGCGGAGAGGAAGCCGGAACGGAGCGGACGGACGACCTTTCCAATCAGGCCGACGGATCCAACGTCATGTTCCTGCTCGCATACCGCTACTCGGACGTCTCCGTGACGCTGAACGACGGAAGCGGTCCCGTCACGCAGACGCTCGGCATCGACAATGTGGACGACATTGCCGACTTCGACGTGCTGTTCAACTTCCAGGAGAAGCTCCTGCGCTGGCAGACCGCACCGGCGGATGGCGACATCGTGGAGATCACGGGCAAGCCATACCTGCCGATCGTCGTCTCGGAAGCCGACCTCGGCTCCATCGCAACTTACGGGGTCTTCCAGTTCCACAAGGAGGACAAGTCCATCCAGACCCGCGCCGCCGCGCGTGAGCTGGGCCTCGGCCTCCTGACGCAACACCGCGATGCCCTGGAGGAAGGGGGGTTCCTGACCTACGAGGGCGGTTTGCGGGCAGGACAGAAGATAAACATCACCTCGATCGTCCGGGACGTGGCCGAGGACTTCATCATCAACGGCCTGGACATGACCATGCGGACGCCGGACGAACCGCTCTACGCGGTCAGCATCGTCTCGGCGCGGACGCTCGGCCTCATCGAGATCCTCATCCAACTGCTCCGCAAGAAGGAACCCGTCGGCGACGAGGCGCTGACCCTTCCCGCCTACAACGTGCTGGAGGAAATCCAGGTCGCCGAGCAAATCACAATCGAAGCGCCGGAGAACGTCGCGGAGGACATCGAGGCGAGCGAGGAAACGGAGGAATTGCTCAACTTCTCGCCGACGTGGGTCGCAGGGTCGTACTCACCGACCGGACCTCTATCCGTGGACCCGAACCGTCCGGCTTTTTGCGACACAGGTTGTCTGATAACATAAAGAGAACGCTTATGAATACGCTCGTGAATGAAAATCTCAAGGTGTCTGGCGACCATATCGTGCAGACGCTGGCCAAGGGAAGCTCGCGGGAATATTTCGATTTCGTGGCTAAGATTAGGGCTTCCATCGGCAACGTCTCCGGCGCGAAGCTCCGCGAGATGATTGCGGAGTTCAACCGCCAGTTCGCCGTCTGGGAACGGGTCACGGAGAACATCGTCCCAACGGTCGCCCGCGCCGCGCTCGCGGAGGCATGGTCCGGTCAAGCCGCCGCGCTCGCCGACGTGGAAGTGGATACGCAGGTCATCGGGACGGGAACGACCACTCCGGCGAACGGGGATACCGCGCTGGAGACGCAGACGGATAGCAAGACCATCGCTTCGCAGTCGGTAAATAGTAATCAAGCGTTCAATACGGCCATCTGGCTGGCAGGCGACCTGAACGGAACCTATTACGAACACGGCTTGCTCATCAACGGGAGCGTCCTCGCCTCGCGCGTCCTACTCAATTCTCCGTCCGGCATCGCGGTCGGAGCGACGGATACACTTACCGTCGAGTTCCGTCACACCTTCACCTAGACCCTATGAATTACACGCAAAAGGAATTGGACGGCATCAAAGGCCACGTCGAAAAGACGCTCAAGGCGGACTACGGCAACGCGGCGGTCGCTTCGCTTGCCATCGAAGCGGACAAGGACAACCAATCCGTCCTCGCCATCACGACCGGATCCGCGCTCGGCGACGTGACGGCCAAGGTCCGGTTCAGCAACGAAGTCCTCGAACGCGCGAAGTCCGACCTCAAGACGCTGTCCTTGGTCGTGGACAAGCTCAAGGCGCAGTCCGTCCGCGCCGTAACCGCCAAGGCGTTCGAATGATATGGGATACTCATGGACAGAAGGCGAAGAAGTAACCGCAGAGAAACTGAACAAGACAGGAGACGCTCCGGCCCTGCTGAACTGGTACGGGATGCTGTTTAGCTCTACTGGATTTCCGAGTTTTACTTCTGCTTTCGTAATGACCCAGGATGGGAAGGTCATGCTCGGCGGCGAGACGACTTCATGGCGAAAATGGACGCGTCTTCACGAAGGGATGCCGCCTAGAAGGGACGCTACTGCAGTCGTTTCGAGCTTGACGATTACTCCGAACATGGCCGTCTCGTTATATGACGGGGCCACGGAATACGTCCTCGCCTGCGCAACTGGCGGAACGGATGTCTATCGCTATGACAGCGATGGCACGAACGAGGCCCTCTGCACAATTTCCGGTACGGCGATCGGCACGGGAGCGACGCGAATGGGTTATGACCCTTCCACCGGATACGTCTACATCATGGACGGTTCGGACAAGGCCTCGACGACGATACGCCGGTATACCTTCACGGGCACGACGCTCACCTTCGTCGATACGATTACGCTTTCCACTGCGCCTTTGAACTTGGGAAGGACGCAGATGTGGATTGGAGCTAATTACATCGTCATCGAGCAAGATACGAATAACTCGCTGGATTTCCACCGTTACGGAAAGGACAGCGGGACGGAAATCGAGGCGTCGATGGCCTATAATTTTTCCACGACCCAGCAAAGCGGACAATACCTCCGCCATCCTGTGAACCTCGCCGGATACCTCGTCACGGAAATCCAAGCGGGCGCGGACGTCAATATCTTCTTCATCAAGTTCTCACCTGACGACTTGCCGTTCTAAACGCATTAGTATATGCCCGCGCCCATCATCTCAAAGGAAACGCTCGTCCCTATCAGTCTCATCGTCGTCGTTATCGGCGCGGCGGCTTGGGTCGGCGGCATCAAGACGGAAGTGGCCACGCTCCAACGGGAGGTCACGATACTCCGCAACCAGATGGTCGATGCCAACCAGAAGCTCGACACGCTCCTGGGACGGCAGAATATAACCGCTCGATGATATGAATACCGGCTTTCTGCCCAATCCGTTCGATCCGCGCGATGCCTGGGAGGACGAAATCGCGGGCGGGGAAAATGTTTCACATGAAACAATCCCGCCGTCCTTCCTACCGGACAAGCTCTCGTTCGAGCCGCAGGGTGCATGGCCCTTCTGCGTCGCGTTCAGCGGGAGCAAGCTGTTGGAAACCTTGATACGCCGGACGACCGGAGAAACGCCGGAGTTCAGCCAGATGCACCTGTTCTTCCGCTCCGGCGGGACGCGGAAGGGGAGCTGGTTCCGTGCCGTCCTGGAAGTCATGCGCCAGCACGGTTGTATCGACTACGGCCGGATGCCCATGCCGGAAGCCCTCTACGACCTCACGGGCTTCGAAATCTACCAGGGGAAGGCGCGGGACATACCTTTTGACCCAGCCACCAAATCCGCCGGCTACGTCCGCATCGACCCTTCCCCGGACGCGGTACGCAAGGCCATCGTGAAATACGGGGCCGTGCAGGTCGGCGTAGCGGCGAGCGGAGTGTATTGGAAAGACCGCACACAGCGTCCCACGGGGGCCGTTACGGATCATGCGGCCGTCCTGGACGGCTACGCGGGCGACGGGGCGTTCCGCAAGCTCGACAGTCTCCGCCCAAGTAGCGACTACGACGGATACCACTTCCTCTCCCCGGACTACGCCTTCGACACCGTCTACGCCCTCACCGCGCTCCCGGACGACTGGAAGGAACGGCGGGACGCGGCGCGGACAGCTCCTCCGGGGAACGCCGATCGGTACGGCAAGCCGCGCGACTACGAGGCGGAGCTGAAGTTCGCGGCGCAGATGCTCGCGGAGTTCCAGCGGTTCAAGAACCAGAGCGTCCTGGAAGCGGCAGGACGGTTCTGGGAGCTATACATCCGGGCAGGCGTATACGGCGGATATAATCTCTCTTATCGTAAATGGGGGACGTGGCAACCTGGCGACCTCATCAACGATTGTTACCACTGGCGCAGGACTGGCAAGCACATCTTCGACTTCGACCTTCCGCGCGACCAGCAGGGGTTCTAACCATTTACCTGAACGCTTATGGAAATCTTGATAGGTGCGGCGGTGGCGGTAGCCACGCAGATCTCGAAGAAGCTCGTGGCGAAGTTCGGTTCCGAGGTTACATTGCTCATCGTGTTTGCGGCCTGCGCCGTCCTCACCATCGTCCTCCAGGCAATCGAGAATACGACCGGCGGGCCAGGCCTCATCGAGGCCGTTGCGCGATCCTTCGCGGCCTCCATCGCGACCTACGAGGTCGTCATCAAGCGCGTCCCAGGCCTCGGCCGGTAAAGAAAAAACAGTCCGTTCCGTTTTGGAACAGACTGTTTTTTTGCGCGCTACTTCTTCTTCCGCTTCTTTTCCTTCTCCTCCTCAACAGCGGTTAGGTAGGCAAGGAAGCCGAAGGTGACGCCGAATATCGCGCCGGCAAGGAAACCGACGATGAATACGCCCGCCATATTACCTCCCGACGTTTACGAACGGAACCGTGTTTCCCATCATGTACGCGGGCAGGACGCCGTTCCATTTCCGAACCGCCTCCAGCTCGATGAGGCTGGCGTTGTTGGCCAGCGCTTCCGATTGGATACGCAGACTTTCCGCCTCCGCTTTGGCTGTCACGACCTTTTGATCGGCCTCGTACTGGATTTGCTCCAGCTTGTTCTTTGCGGCGAGTGCGTCCTGCTCCGCCGTCACCTTCCGTTCGATGGCCTCGTTGAAGCTGGTGGAGAAACTGAAATTTACGATACTCACGTCCTCGACCACGAAGAACCGCATCGCCTCCCGCGCGGCGAGGGCGGCGCGCATCGCGTCCTTGACCTCGGTACGCTTGGTAATCAGCTCCTCCGCCGTGAATTGGGCGGTCGCCGCCTTCACCGCTTCCTGCAAGGCGGGCGCGATGAGCGTCCTTTCGTACTTCCCTTCCGTTTCCTGATAGAGGGCGCGCACCTTGTCCTCGCTGACGCGGAAGTTTACCGCGACCTTCGTGGTCACGCTCTGCAGATCCTTGCTGGCCGCGTCCGCATCCGCCTCGACCTTCTGCGTGCGAATATCGTAATGCTGGATGGACCAGAACGGGTTTATAAAATGGAAGCCCTCCGAAAGGACCACGTCGTGAACCTTTCCGAACTCCGTGACGACGCCGCGATGTCCCGCGCTCACAAGCGTGAACGGGGAGAGGATAACGACGACGACCAGGAGGACGACGCCGATGACTAGAGGAATGGCGAACTTCATAGATTTCTTGTGAAGAATAAGTCGGTTGAACCGCTAGCCCTCGTACTCGTAATCGACCTCGTTGGGTAGCGGGATGCGTATACCGTGTTCCGTGAGCGCCCAGGTGCGTATCCGTGCAAGGTACTCCTCCTTCTCGACGGTCGAAAGGGAGGCGGTCGAGCGCGTCCGTTCCAGAGGGCCGTCCGTGAGCCGGAGGAACTTGAACTT contains:
- a CDS encoding phage tail tube protein, whose product is MPNIIGRQIEVGVGVEETRGTVQSAPEKWMKKITANIVERAEKIVDQSTRGRLEDAENARVVRKWVEGDLEGNVHADAIGYLFLNIYGAVTSTVVAGSAVPAYDHVFSLAQNLQHPSLTFVVKDGGVQQRGFNGGMLSALTLDASVNDFLKFKASIMAREGATNADSVTYDTEYDFIGRDIVVKVADTEGGLAGATATKVKSLSVNWKTGLIPNHVLGSYSPDDIYNGQFEIDGQFSLDYIDNTFKDLFLADTNKYMSITITGAASIDEDDNNPTITLILNKVQVMDWNREGGAADLVTSPISFKAFYNPTDAEMSTLTIRNLTAEYDEPVSA
- a CDS encoding phage tail tape measure protein — encoded protein: MQTNVQIVLDLVDNASSKLTNAGSKLNGLARDFAPISAAAGAAGVAVGLFAKNAVQAYFEYEQATLRMAKLSNNATGATFEQIQSLREQAVALERVGVVSEEMILMAQGTIATFGLQTDSIKLLTPALLDMVVAEKGVNATTSDLIGFANALGGALEGNYGALTQRNFRLSEATKEIIEHGTSTEKTAEIVKVLNEYYKEFNETMRNTAAGSVKALSFAFNDMKKIIGEALLPTIVELAQQLEKVILVVTEWIKENKELTAWLVKWTVITLAVVAAIAPLLFAMAAVVTVAGKVIVAIKLIGVALAFLAANPLMWAVVAIGALVGALAYVHAKHPALWNGIVRTTEKAVNAIIRALLFLFPGFELLIMVLNKFGANIPELKVNLEFATVALDDMGQRFVEYGPHIEEATFGLTDFMGILTNTEQKLAATGEAATAGGKAAAESVKEWEKLEDAAASLADTLSTKLTESEDKIRSIKEQMSDLVLGKVKSEMSERQSLAEKYVKFQDGVAELEKKIAQETQTAQRNIINASDKERRAILRNEFEEKLGLMKAELAEKQATLAAHQHWETLFGTEINAIREFNRLDDLEKAHSVFSQNMLLIQQEFDLKNEKLRNELIAETFVKEQIIALKQEAADATIAVLNSVESQTSASIARTITRYQALEAAARRAGEAQAGAMGMGSLIGVARRAVGGFVTAGRTFMVGENGPEFFTPSTSGSITPNGSIGGSTNVTVNVTGNSISSKLDLRSIADEIGNQIIGKLKMTRRMA
- a CDS encoding prohibitin family protein, which codes for MVLSEGFHFINPFWSIQHYDIRTQKVEADADAASKDLQSVTTKVAVNFRVSEDKVRALYQETEGKYERTLIAPALQEAVKAATAQFTAEELITKRTEVKDAMRAALAAREAMRFFVVEDVSIVNFSFSTSFNEAIERKVTAEQDALAAKNKLEQIQYEADQKVVTAKAEAESLRIQSEALANNASLIELEAVRKWNGVLPAYMMGNTVPFVNVGR